One part of the uncultured Celeribacter sp. genome encodes these proteins:
- a CDS encoding SdrD B-like domain-containing protein, with protein MSGLAKRVVSTGVKRCVNGLHMGWASVGLATAVFMGMGIGAAPGQAVAQSYDWVVNANDLGSDPMVAGGYVNYNITVNNNVTQASQGAAPPTTIELSVPEDADLSEVPETSCTVGGSAAVFPVDGPATVVCDIPALAVDETFNLTAVVKSKVDGAIVLSGIVPTGDDFDPDNNDFSETTTILNGADVAIAVTGPDTALSGETVSYTYTVANAGPDTATGVVVEIPAMEGINLTNLPGYCSVSGGGFVCTLPQTISAEDSFEFSIGGQITTSGNGSSLVAAGSVSVDSPVDPLTDDNTDSQSTVLNEGSDVYLSKSNSGPGTILIDDEIVFTLSPGFTGDIPAGLQIVDVIPSTYEIGEIQVLSGGWDCEVSGQTVTCTRTSDGLTSGSNVALGDILINATAVSEGSATNTAEISSTGPTDPNPNNNTASDGGRVIEEASVSLTASKDGPSPALVVQGQEYDFTLSAQNTGNADFYGTVTMTDNLPAGMTYQGFEGNGWSCPAQVGTPGEVSITCTYEYAADGNGPLSPNARTPNLVITALATATGTLTNEATVEWGEDGESSSSSYSVDSSTEGASADLRVIKTAAETSLSAGDIQTFSIEVINDGPATSAGVTVTDTLSNLINNSVGATDAGFVSVTAPAGASCSTVASGGRGRQLSCTFDTLAVCTAGSCPTIEVQVRPGANAGELSNTAQVLSQSVADPDLTNNSSTVTYEMVARADVTVTKSATPEVAVAGENLSYFVTAQNASNSIRLSTAQNVTVTDTLPDNLIFVSATPPSGASCSQVPAAGSVTGAGNNQVICNLGNIGSGGQKVVEIVVRPTEALVGTTLTNTAFVTTTTDETDTTNNSAQLETTVTEPRYDLQVNKSDSIDPVAVGEDVTYTVTIRNNGPAAAENVTMNDLMPVSNLSYQSHEPGDGVCSAPQPGDVGGTLSCTFANIDAGQAKVVTIVARGVSKGTTSNNANLESPGLAAGYDRLDANNTVTESTTVRTRADVEVVSKVADPSTVNLREGFNFIITVRNNSGTVNGVQLAEADNVEVTDSLPANMELTGTPSVTSGTGSVTLSSCTGAAGETSFSCNLGTFDSGGVVEITVPVRVTATTSNPQTITNSAEISTSSMDVDPSNNENSGPVDVVSSSVSGTVFRDFDNDVELDSEDSGLSGVTVTLTGTAFDGTSVNVQTTTDGNGAYSFDNLPEGTYSVTRGDVSESYLVDGGSSAGTAGGTATSAVLISSIDLPAQTDATDNDFGLVPQARIGIAKTLSAGPEINDDGSFDISFGFVVENFSLEALDNITVADTLDGGAPLFGTYASEIAEGATGYGTYTISQAPGGSCSGLNTGFTGSGTAIDLVSGGSLAAGASCTITVSLQVQPTRPLPSAQSGGELYDNQAEVSGEGTLTGQTPATNEMLTDLSDDGTDPDANGNGRGDDSGEDDPTPVTPSYGASIELVKTATTDFSDPPVPGDTITYYFEITNTGDQTLTNITLTDTLVEDTLEGGPIVSLAPDAVDTDTFSATYVLTQADIDKGEVLNRATVTGTDTFGNEVTDDSITSQGADSPTNVPADQVAEIVLVKTADDSGVQSPAEVGDIITYSFAVTNTGNVTLTNVTLSDTLDGIDFSSSAATSIPTLLPGETDSSTFRATYALTQADIDAGEVVNVATATAQDPDDEDVTDTSGTDTDNDTPTVVALDQDPSIELIKTVDNSQLSETSGEVGQPLTYTFEVTNTGNVTLTDVTITDLLDGLVLSGGPIASLAPGDTDDTTYTGEYLLVQADIDRGEVENTATVEGTYGEDETTGDPLTVTDEDTAIAETVFIEAVSEDPFVFDTDGGTTTSMLASDLLGTDPATLDNVTITVVETDPELTLDTSTGLITLSEGNPAGTYEVTYEICRIDNPTVCDQAVETVIQQPISGIEAVKTQELTDNGDGVDGVGDLMTYTITVENLGNTVINDVALSDTFVTLSSGATLALDSGPTFVSASEGSAEGTLEMGEVATYTATFELTIEAVDDGGLSNQITATAMPEYPDEFTENPSEVSDLSDDGDDSDGNTEDDPTVYPLEPLLYDSGLILQKTTPRGVVERGSVVPYTITVTNENPRTSGTMDLMDVLPSDFVYVDGSATWDGEPIDVTVQGKVVTWPEITVPPLTTLEATLSARVLTSADVGDHVNRARLRDSTTREPLSPEATATVTITPEPVFDCGDVYGKVFNDLNRDGYQNGPISLIVDDDAIYGGKYGGKLAAPAREEREIVENGIPAVRLTGVDGTVITTDQYGRYHVPCAMLPEDRGSNFILKLDTRSLPTGYRLTTENPRVVRLTPGKMTELNFGAALTRVVRVDLNAKGFVQSGQGAELSPALSQALSALVDQIAGEPVHLRLAYHLPDDASTADKRQARRLMRLVEHEIRDLWAEPGRVKLTIEKTIVRVEK; from the coding sequence ATGAGTGGGCTCGCAAAGCGCGTCGTGAGTACGGGTGTGAAACGTTGTGTGAATGGACTGCATATGGGTTGGGCCTCAGTCGGGCTGGCTACGGCTGTTTTCATGGGGATGGGGATTGGCGCTGCACCGGGGCAAGCGGTTGCGCAAAGCTACGACTGGGTGGTCAACGCCAACGATCTGGGATCCGACCCGATGGTTGCCGGTGGTTACGTGAACTACAATATCACGGTGAACAACAATGTGACGCAGGCCTCGCAGGGTGCGGCCCCACCGACGACCATCGAACTGTCTGTTCCTGAAGATGCCGATCTGTCGGAGGTGCCGGAAACGTCCTGTACAGTCGGAGGCAGCGCAGCGGTGTTCCCGGTGGACGGTCCTGCGACAGTTGTTTGTGATATTCCCGCACTTGCTGTAGATGAGACGTTCAATCTGACGGCGGTCGTTAAATCCAAGGTTGACGGTGCGATCGTCCTGTCCGGGATTGTCCCCACAGGGGATGACTTTGATCCGGATAACAACGATTTCTCCGAAACCACGACGATTTTGAACGGCGCGGATGTTGCGATTGCCGTGACCGGTCCGGATACGGCGTTGTCGGGAGAAACTGTCAGCTACACCTATACGGTCGCGAATGCTGGGCCAGACACGGCCACCGGCGTCGTCGTTGAAATTCCGGCCATGGAGGGGATCAACCTCACAAACCTACCCGGCTACTGTTCCGTTTCCGGCGGTGGTTTTGTTTGTACGCTTCCTCAAACGATTTCGGCCGAAGACAGCTTTGAGTTCTCGATCGGTGGCCAGATCACCACATCCGGGAACGGGTCGTCCTTGGTGGCGGCCGGGAGCGTGAGCGTCGACAGTCCGGTCGATCCGCTGACCGATGATAATACCGATAGCCAATCAACGGTTCTGAACGAGGGCAGTGATGTTTATCTGAGCAAAAGCAACTCGGGCCCGGGCACGATCCTGATTGATGACGAAATTGTCTTCACCCTGTCGCCTGGGTTCACCGGGGATATTCCCGCAGGCTTGCAGATCGTTGATGTCATCCCGAGCACTTATGAAATCGGGGAAATCCAGGTGCTTTCCGGAGGGTGGGACTGCGAGGTTTCGGGGCAGACCGTAACCTGTACCCGTACATCAGACGGTTTGACGAGTGGGTCGAATGTGGCGCTGGGCGACATCTTGATCAATGCCACTGCCGTGTCCGAAGGTTCCGCCACCAACACGGCGGAGATTTCTTCGACCGGGCCGACGGATCCGAATCCGAACAACAATACCGCCTCCGACGGCGGGCGTGTCATCGAAGAGGCCAGCGTTTCTTTGACGGCCAGCAAGGATGGCCCGTCCCCGGCCTTGGTCGTTCAGGGGCAGGAATATGACTTCACCCTGTCCGCGCAAAACACCGGCAATGCTGATTTCTACGGCACGGTCACAATGACCGACAATTTGCCTGCCGGGATGACCTATCAGGGGTTCGAGGGCAATGGCTGGTCCTGCCCTGCACAGGTTGGAACCCCCGGGGAGGTCTCCATCACTTGTACCTATGAGTACGCAGCCGATGGGAATGGGCCGCTCAGCCCCAATGCCCGTACGCCGAATCTGGTGATCACCGCGCTTGCGACGGCGACTGGTACGCTGACCAATGAGGCGACTGTTGAATGGGGGGAAGACGGGGAATCCTCTTCCAGCTCCTATAGTGTGGACAGCAGCACGGAGGGCGCGAGTGCCGATCTGCGGGTGATCAAGACCGCAGCAGAGACAAGCCTGAGCGCGGGCGATATCCAGACCTTCTCCATCGAAGTCATCAACGATGGTCCTGCGACTTCCGCAGGTGTGACGGTGACGGATACATTGTCGAACCTCATCAATAACAGCGTAGGTGCGACTGACGCCGGTTTTGTGTCTGTGACCGCTCCGGCAGGGGCGTCCTGTTCGACCGTTGCATCGGGGGGGCGTGGGCGACAGCTAAGCTGTACCTTTGACACTTTGGCGGTCTGTACCGCAGGGAGCTGTCCGACAATCGAGGTTCAGGTGCGCCCGGGCGCGAACGCGGGGGAACTCAGCAACACGGCGCAGGTTCTGTCGCAGAGCGTGGCGGATCCGGATCTGACCAACAACTCCAGCACCGTGACCTATGAAATGGTCGCGCGTGCGGATGTGACCGTAACAAAGAGCGCCACGCCGGAAGTGGCTGTGGCGGGTGAAAACCTGTCGTATTTCGTCACTGCGCAGAACGCGAGCAATAGCATTCGGCTCAGCACCGCGCAGAACGTGACGGTGACAGACACTTTGCCCGACAATCTTATTTTTGTTTCGGCGACGCCGCCCAGTGGGGCCTCCTGTAGTCAGGTGCCTGCCGCGGGCAGTGTGACGGGTGCGGGCAACAACCAAGTTATCTGTAACTTGGGGAACATCGGTTCCGGGGGGCAGAAGGTCGTTGAAATCGTCGTGCGTCCGACCGAGGCACTGGTCGGGACAACGCTTACGAACACTGCGTTTGTGACGACGACGACTGATGAGACCGACACAACCAACAACAGTGCTCAGCTTGAAACCACAGTGACCGAGCCGCGTTATGACCTTCAGGTCAACAAAAGCGACAGCATCGATCCGGTCGCCGTGGGGGAAGACGTCACCTACACCGTGACCATCCGCAACAACGGCCCTGCTGCGGCAGAGAACGTGACGATGAACGATCTGATGCCGGTGAGCAATCTTAGCTATCAGTCACATGAGCCTGGGGACGGAGTTTGTTCTGCGCCCCAGCCTGGGGACGTCGGCGGTACACTCAGCTGTACCTTTGCAAATATCGACGCAGGCCAAGCGAAAGTCGTCACCATTGTAGCGCGTGGGGTGTCGAAAGGCACAACGAGCAACAACGCCAATCTGGAATCTCCGGGCTTGGCGGCGGGCTATGACCGCTTGGACGCCAACAATACGGTGACCGAAAGCACGACCGTGCGCACCCGTGCCGATGTCGAAGTGGTCAGCAAAGTGGCTGATCCTTCCACGGTGAATCTGCGCGAAGGGTTCAATTTCATCATCACGGTTCGGAACAACAGCGGCACCGTCAATGGTGTTCAGCTTGCCGAAGCCGACAATGTGGAAGTCACCGACAGCCTGCCCGCCAATATGGAGTTGACGGGCACGCCCTCTGTGACCAGTGGCACCGGCAGCGTGACGCTGAGCTCCTGTACCGGGGCGGCGGGCGAAACCAGTTTCTCCTGTAACCTCGGCACGTTCGACAGCGGGGGTGTGGTTGAGATCACCGTGCCGGTCCGCGTGACAGCCACGACGTCCAATCCGCAAACGATTACCAATTCGGCTGAGATTTCGACTTCATCAATGGACGTGGACCCGAGCAACAATGAAAACTCGGGTCCCGTCGACGTGGTGTCTTCTTCGGTGTCGGGTACGGTGTTCCGTGATTTTGACAACGATGTGGAACTGGACAGCGAGGACAGCGGTCTGAGCGGCGTGACCGTGACGCTGACCGGCACGGCCTTTGATGGCACCAGTGTCAACGTTCAGACCACCACGGACGGGAACGGGGCCTATAGCTTCGACAACCTGCCGGAGGGGACTTATAGCGTGACCCGTGGCGATGTCAGCGAGTCCTATCTTGTGGATGGCGGCAGCAGCGCAGGCACAGCAGGGGGTACGGCAACAAGTGCCGTCTTGATTTCCTCCATCGATCTGCCTGCACAGACTGACGCCACCGACAATGATTTCGGTCTGGTTCCTCAGGCGCGGATTGGCATTGCCAAGACGCTGAGTGCGGGCCCGGAGATCAATGACGATGGGTCCTTTGACATCTCCTTTGGTTTCGTTGTCGAAAACTTCAGCCTTGAAGCGCTCGACAACATCACGGTCGCAGACACATTGGACGGGGGGGCGCCGCTATTTGGCACCTATGCGTCCGAAATTGCCGAAGGCGCCACAGGCTATGGGACATATACCATTAGCCAGGCACCGGGCGGTTCCTGTTCCGGTCTCAACACCGGGTTCACCGGAAGCGGTACGGCGATTGATCTGGTCTCTGGCGGTTCGCTGGCGGCGGGCGCGAGCTGTACCATCACCGTGAGTCTTCAGGTTCAGCCGACACGACCGTTGCCGAGCGCGCAGAGCGGCGGTGAACTCTATGACAACCAGGCCGAGGTTAGCGGTGAAGGCACCCTGACCGGTCAGACACCTGCGACCAACGAGATGCTGACGGACCTGTCGGACGATGGCACCGATCCCGACGCCAATGGCAACGGGCGCGGCGATGACAGCGGTGAGGATGACCCGACGCCTGTGACCCCAAGCTATGGCGCGTCGATTGAGCTGGTGAAAACCGCGACCACCGACTTTTCGGATCCGCCCGTGCCGGGGGACACCATCACCTATTACTTCGAAATCACCAACACGGGCGATCAGACGCTGACCAACATCACGCTGACCGACACGCTGGTGGAGGACACTCTGGAAGGCGGTCCGATTGTATCGCTTGCACCGGACGCTGTGGACACCGACACGTTCTCGGCGACCTATGTGTTGACGCAGGCCGATATCGACAAGGGCGAGGTTCTGAACCGGGCGACGGTCACGGGGACGGATACCTTTGGCAATGAGGTGACGGACGACTCGATCACGTCGCAGGGCGCGGATTCCCCAACGAACGTGCCCGCCGATCAGGTGGCAGAAATTGTTCTGGTGAAAACCGCAGATGACAGCGGGGTGCAAAGCCCTGCTGAGGTGGGCGATATCATCACCTACAGTTTCGCAGTGACCAACACCGGCAACGTGACGCTGACCAATGTGACGCTGAGCGACACCCTGGACGGGATCGACTTCTCATCCTCTGCGGCGACGTCCATTCCGACATTGCTGCCGGGTGAGACCGACAGCTCCACGTTCCGGGCGACCTATGCGTTGACCCAGGCCGATATTGACGCGGGCGAGGTCGTAAACGTCGCCACCGCGACGGCGCAGGATCCGGACGATGAGGATGTGACCGACACTTCCGGGACGGATACGGACAATGATACGCCGACGGTCGTTGCACTGGATCAGGATCCGTCGATTGAGCTGATCAAAACGGTGGACAATTCGCAACTGTCGGAGACTTCCGGAGAGGTTGGTCAGCCCTTGACCTACACCTTTGAAGTCACCAACACCGGCAATGTGACGCTGACAGATGTCACCATCACCGACCTGCTTGACGGGCTGGTGTTGTCGGGGGGACCGATTGCCTCTCTGGCGCCGGGTGATACGGATGATACCACCTACACCGGGGAATACCTGCTGGTGCAGGCCGACATCGATCGGGGGGAGGTGGAAAACACCGCCACCGTCGAAGGCACCTATGGAGAGGATGAAACCACCGGAGATCCGCTGACGGTCACAGATGAAGACACGGCGATTGCCGAGACGGTCTTTATCGAAGCCGTGTCCGAAGATCCCTTCGTGTTTGACACGGATGGCGGGACAACCACCTCCATGCTGGCCTCCGACCTTTTGGGGACGGACCCCGCGACACTGGACAATGTCACGATCACAGTGGTCGAGACCGATCCGGAACTTACTCTGGATACGTCGACCGGGCTGATCACCCTGTCTGAAGGCAATCCCGCAGGCACCTATGAGGTGACCTATGAGATCTGTCGCATCGACAATCCGACGGTTTGCGATCAGGCGGTGGAAACCGTGATCCAGCAGCCGATCAGCGGCATCGAGGCGGTCAAGACCCAGGAGCTGACCGACAATGGCGATGGTGTCGATGGGGTGGGCGATCTGATGACCTACACCATCACGGTCGAAAACCTTGGCAACACGGTGATCAATGATGTGGCTTTGAGCGACACCTTCGTGACGCTGAGCAGCGGCGCGACGCTCGCGCTCGACAGTGGGCCTACCTTTGTGTCCGCCAGCGAAGGCTCTGCCGAGGGCACATTGGAAATGGGGGAGGTCGCGACCTATACGGCGACCTTCGAACTCACCATTGAGGCGGTGGATGACGGAGGCCTGTCCAACCAGATCACCGCCACGGCGATGCCCGAGTATCCCGATGAGTTCACCGAAAACCCGAGCGAAGTCAGCGACCTGTCTGATGACGGCGACGACAGCGACGGCAATACCGAGGATGATCCGACGGTCTATCCGCTGGAACCTTTGCTCTACGACAGCGGGCTGATCCTGCAGAAAACGACGCCGCGCGGCGTCGTGGAACGCGGATCGGTGGTGCCCTACACCATCACGGTCACCAATGAGAACCCGCGCACCAGCGGCACCATGGACCTCATGGATGTTCTGCCCAGCGACTTTGTCTATGTCGACGGCAGCGCGACATGGGACGGGGAGCCTATCGATGTGACGGTGCAGGGCAAGGTTGTTACATGGCCGGAAATTACCGTGCCGCCGCTGACGACGCTTGAGGCCACTTTGTCTGCACGGGTGCTGACCAGCGCCGATGTGGGCGATCACGTGAACCGGGCGCGTCTGCGCGATTCCACCACGCGTGAACCGCTGTCGCCTGAGGCTACGGCCACGGTCACGATCACGCCAGAACCGGTGTTCGATTGTGGCGATGTCTACGGCAAGGTGTTCAACGACCTAAACCGCGATGGCTATCAGAATGGCCCGATCAGCCTGATCGTCGATGACGATGCGATCTATGGCGGGAAATACGGCGGCAAACTGGCGGCGCCAGCCCGTGAGGAACGCGAGATCGTCGAAAACGGCATTCCCGCGGTGCGCCTGACCGGGGTCGATGGCACGGTGATCACCACCGACCAATACGGCCGCTATCACGTGCCCTGCGCCATGCTGCCCGAGGATCGTGGGTCCAATTTCATCCTGAAACTGGACACGCGCTCGCTGCCGACAGGCTATCGCCTGACGACAGAGAATCCGCGGGTTGTGCGTCTGACGCCCGGTAAGATGACCGAGCTGAACTTTGGGGCGGCCCTGACCCGTGTGGTGCGTGTGGATCTGAACGCCAAGGGTTTTGTGCAGTCCGGCCAAGGGGCGGAATTGTCTCCTGCCCTGTCTCAGGCGCTGAGCGCTCTGGTCGATCAGATCGCCGGTGAACCGGTGCACCTGCGTCTGGCCTATCATCTGCCCGACGATGCCAGCACGGCTGACAAACGTCAGGCGCGTCGCCTGATGCGGCTGGTCGAACATGAAATCCGCGATCTCTGGGCTGAACCGGGGCGCGTCAAGCTCACCATCGAGAAGACGATTGTGAGGGTTGAGAAATGA
- a CDS encoding cyclase family protein has protein sequence MPHWVNRPEGSNWGEFGPDDQLGTLNYIGPDERLAAAREICAGQSFGLSLPLNLPGALELNPRRKPPRLSPTCLGDTPYINYPLSNVDPQLRDVLSDDQVLLSTQYSTQWDSLAHVGALFDADGDGVAERCYYNGFRADTDVVGAGAEGEHASYARKLSVSEMARSPIQGRGVLVDFVRAFGMERVIVDRPLLEQVLKEQNVDIRRGDILVLRTGYAEALWDMQDAPDPEGLERTGAVLDGTDSSLHDWITQSRISAIAADNYAVENPHSDPSACCLRLPLHHHCLFKLGLPLAELWYLRELAQALEDAERHAFFLTAPPLYLPGAIGSPVTPVATL, from the coding sequence ATGCCGCATTGGGTCAACCGGCCAGAGGGAAGCAACTGGGGCGAATTCGGCCCCGACGATCAACTTGGCACTCTGAACTACATCGGCCCGGACGAACGTCTGGCCGCCGCCCGTGAAATCTGCGCGGGACAGTCCTTCGGCCTGTCGCTGCCGCTCAATCTTCCCGGTGCTCTGGAACTGAACCCCCGCCGCAAACCGCCGCGGCTCTCGCCCACATGCCTCGGGGATACGCCCTATATCAACTATCCCCTGAGCAATGTGGATCCGCAGCTGAGAGATGTTCTGAGTGACGATCAGGTGCTGCTGTCGACGCAATACTCGACGCAATGGGATTCGCTGGCACATGTCGGGGCGCTGTTCGATGCCGATGGCGACGGGGTGGCGGAACGGTGCTATTACAACGGTTTTCGCGCCGATACCGATGTCGTCGGCGCGGGGGCGGAAGGTGAGCACGCCTCTTATGCGCGCAAGCTGTCCGTCAGCGAAATGGCCAGATCACCGATCCAGGGTCGTGGTGTCCTTGTCGACTTCGTTCGCGCCTTTGGCATGGAGCGGGTCATCGTGGACCGGCCTTTGCTGGAACAGGTGTTGAAAGAGCAGAATGTCGACATCCGGCGCGGCGACATCCTTGTGCTGCGTACAGGCTATGCAGAGGCACTTTGGGATATGCAGGATGCACCCGACCCCGAAGGGCTGGAACGCACCGGCGCAGTTCTCGACGGCACCGACAGCTCATTGCATGACTGGATCACGCAAAGCCGCATTTCGGCAATCGCTGCGGACAACTATGCCGTCGAGAATCCCCACTCTGATCCCTCGGCCTGCTGTTTACGCCTGCCGCTGCACCACCATTGCCTGTTCAAACTTGGCCTGCCTCTGGCAGAGCTGTGGTATCTGCGCGAGCTTGCACAGGCGCTTGAGGACGCAGAACGCCACGCATTCTTCCTGACGGCGCCGCCTTTGTATCTGCCCGGGGCAATCGGATCGCCGGTCACACCCGTCGCGACCCTGTAA
- a CDS encoding 3-hydroxyacyl-CoA dehydrogenase NAD-binding domain-containing protein — translation MTKVNLYCQQIYWRSYMKRIVVVGAGIMGARICRHFLRHGLQVALVDPSEDALKKAQETLQTPEQKPVFAQAANQLAEAWRGAEIVFEVVPEVLSLKRKVFAELEAFFETTTVIASNTSGLRTSELAADLRHPERFLIAHFFNPADLIPAVEIVPGDTTTEETVTRVSTLLTQTGKKPACLQADIPGFIANRLQHALLRECFHLMEAGVADAQTIDLVTRYSLGVRLALIGPLLQRDLNGLETHLNIATYLYPDLDARETPSPILTAKVEAGAFGRKSGEGFYHWDETQIAQMEQIEALLPEVVALSGKTDADKEE, via the coding sequence ATCACAAAAGTTAACTTATATTGTCAACAAATTTATTGGAGGAGCTACATGAAACGCATTGTGGTCGTCGGGGCCGGGATTATGGGCGCGCGCATATGCCGGCATTTTCTGCGCCATGGCCTGCAGGTGGCGCTGGTGGACCCATCCGAGGACGCCCTGAAAAAAGCACAGGAAACCCTACAGACCCCCGAGCAGAAACCGGTCTTTGCTCAAGCAGCAAATCAGCTTGCGGAAGCCTGGCGCGGGGCGGAAATCGTCTTTGAGGTCGTGCCGGAGGTTCTCTCTCTGAAACGCAAGGTCTTTGCCGAACTCGAAGCCTTTTTCGAGACGACCACCGTGATCGCCTCCAATACATCGGGATTGCGCACGTCGGAACTGGCAGCCGATTTGCGACACCCCGAACGCTTCCTGATCGCGCATTTCTTCAACCCGGCGGATCTGATCCCGGCTGTTGAGATCGTCCCCGGCGACACCACCACCGAAGAAACCGTCACCCGCGTCAGCACGCTTCTCACCCAGACTGGGAAAAAGCCTGCCTGCCTTCAGGCCGACATCCCCGGCTTCATCGCCAACCGGCTGCAGCACGCGCTGCTGCGTGAATGCTTTCACCTGATGGAGGCCGGAGTCGCAGATGCGCAGACCATCGATCTGGTGACCCGCTATTCGCTGGGCGTCCGTCTGGCCCTGATCGGTCCGCTGCTGCAGCGCGACCTGAACGGGCTTGAGACCCATCTCAATATCGCAACCTATCTCTACCCCGATCTCGATGCGCGCGAGACCCCTTCGCCTATCCTGACCGCAAAGGTGGAGGCCGGCGCGTTCGGACGAAAATCGGGTGAGGGATTCTACCATTGGGACGAGACACAGATCGCACAGATGGAACAAATTGAGGCTTTACTGCCGGAGGTGGTCGCACTTTCCGGCAAAACAGACGCTGATAAAGAGGAGTGA
- a CDS encoding TIGR00366 family protein, with protein sequence MNAIANFFTKIVSRYMPDPLVVAIILTALTVVFAMLSQGVGFFEATTYWGDGFWNLLAFTMQMTIILLAGYILARTPAVDKLMDVLIQGINSPRTAVVVATMVGGVGSWLNWGFGLVLGTLIAQKLGRKVKGLHYPLVIAAGYSGFAVYGVGLSGSVPLLLNTPGHFMEDVIGLVSLDQTIFSPYIIIMNLIILVTLPFFNAMLHPKNPEDVLEAHPEPELPVAEPDIKELTLAERLNHSKILGVGMGLFGLLYVALYLANGGSVTLNFINLLFLFLGITLFVTPSRFLAALNEGVKVVSGIIIQYPFYAGILAILAGSGLIVTLSNWFVSISSAETLPISSFFSAGLINLFVPSGGGQWVIQGPVMMDAAEKLGASIPATALAVQIGDQWTNMVQPFWLLPALAISGLKLKHLMGYMVMVLFYLGVVFLGTISIWGFLAAGA encoded by the coding sequence GTGAACGCTATCGCTAACTTTTTCACGAAAATCGTGAGCCGCTATATGCCCGACCCGCTTGTCGTGGCGATTATTCTGACGGCTTTGACCGTTGTCTTCGCCATGCTGTCTCAGGGCGTCGGCTTTTTTGAAGCGACAACCTATTGGGGGGATGGGTTCTGGAACCTCCTGGCCTTCACCATGCAGATGACGATCATCCTGCTGGCGGGCTATATCCTTGCCCGGACGCCGGCCGTCGACAAACTGATGGATGTGTTGATCCAGGGCATCAACTCTCCGCGGACGGCTGTCGTGGTCGCGACTATGGTCGGCGGTGTGGGCAGCTGGCTCAACTGGGGTTTCGGTCTGGTGCTTGGGACACTCATCGCGCAGAAGCTCGGTCGTAAAGTCAAAGGGTTGCACTATCCGCTGGTGATTGCCGCAGGCTATTCGGGGTTTGCGGTTTACGGCGTCGGCCTGTCTGGCTCTGTGCCGCTGCTGCTCAATACGCCGGGCCATTTCATGGAGGACGTGATTGGTCTGGTCTCGCTCGATCAGACGATTTTCTCGCCCTATATCATCATCATGAACCTGATCATTCTGGTGACGCTGCCGTTTTTCAACGCGATGCTGCATCCGAAGAACCCGGAAGATGTGCTTGAAGCGCATCCCGAACCGGAGCTGCCGGTGGCAGAGCCGGATATCAAGGAACTGACGCTGGCCGAACGTCTGAACCACTCCAAAATCCTCGGGGTCGGCATGGGGTTGTTCGGTTTGCTCTATGTCGCGCTGTACCTCGCCAACGGCGGCAGCGTGACGCTGAACTTCATCAACCTGCTCTTCCTGTTCCTGGGGATCACCCTTTTCGTGACGCCCAGCCGCTTTCTGGCCGCGCTCAACGAGGGGGTTAAAGTCGTCAGCGGGATCATCATCCAATATCCGTTCTATGCCGGTATCCTTGCGATTTTGGCCGGTTCCGGGCTGATCGTGACGCTCTCGAACTGGTTCGTGTCGATTTCAAGCGCCGAAACACTGCCGATTTCCTCTTTCTTCTCGGCGGGTCTGATCAACCTCTTTGTGCCGTCCGGTGGTGGTCAGTGGGTGATTCAGGGTCCGGTGATGATGGATGCGGCCGAAAAACTCGGCGCATCGATCCCGGCGACGGCTCTGGCAGTGCAGATCGGTGACCAGTGGACCAATATGGTTCAGCCCTTCTGGCTGTTGCCTGCGCTGGCGATCTCCGGCCTGAAGCTCAAGCACCTGATGGGGTATATGGTGATGGTGCTGTTCTATCTCGGGGTCGTGTTCCTGGGCACCATTTCGATCTGGGGTTTCCTGGCGGCTGGGGCCTGA
- a CDS encoding YciI family protein: protein MPWMVETYDKPGCAELRNRLRPAHLDFLETHKPLLLACGAKLDDAGETASGGVYLLDLDSRAQAQSFIEQDPFFQGGLFERVFVTRWRKAYLNACNTLNED, encoded by the coding sequence ATGCCCTGGATGGTGGAAACCTATGACAAACCCGGTTGCGCAGAGTTGCGCAACCGACTTCGCCCCGCGCATCTCGATTTTCTGGAGACGCATAAGCCGCTTCTTCTGGCCTGCGGGGCAAAGCTCGATGATGCTGGCGAGACGGCAAGCGGTGGCGTCTACCTGCTTGATCTCGACAGCCGTGCGCAGGCGCAATCTTTCATCGAACAGGATCCGTTTTTTCAAGGCGGCCTTTTTGAGAGAGTTTTCGTAACGCGCTGGCGCAAAGCCTATCTCAACGCATGCAATACGCTTAATGAGGACTGA